catttgcattgcaGTATGTCCTGGAAGAACTCAATGTACGATCTCTTGTTCCATGTAATGATACATTAAAATATGCATCTTTGCGAGCTGAGCCTGAATTTAGGTACGCATTTCATGATTTTTTGTGAGGTTTGTTCATCATGCTAGTCACAAtgttgtaatattattatttttttatttgcagtGTTTTGGGTAAAAGACTAGGAAAATCTATGGGCACTGTTGCGAAAGAAGTCAAAGCAATGTCACAGGAAAATATTTTGGCTTTTGAGAATGCTGGAGAAGTTATCATTGCAAATCACTGTTTGAAGCTGACTGACATTAAGGTGTTGATCTTGCGGAGATGATGACTAAGACCGTTTTTATTGGGCAGAGCCCCTTCTTTTTCTAATTAGTTTGCATTCATCATTACTTATACATAATTATATAGCATGTGTTCTTTATGTTAGTATGGAGATAACAATTCCTACTGAAGTTTTAGTATTCACGGTGCCAGCAATGTGATGTTGGTGTAATTCATGTTTAGAGAAGATAGATGAGATAACTTCAATAAAAAGTACAAGTGCACAAGATTTTAACTTACAAGAGAAGTCTAATTCATTTTAGCTTATTTTTTTCTACTATAAGTACTTATTATTATAGGAAAGTTTATTCAAGTTAATGTTTTCTTGGGTACCTTTATTAccaagttttattttctttaaaacacTGCCAATCTGTTTATCAAATACCCTTGTAAAAGTTGTTCCTTTTAATTTTGGCTGTTCATGGTGACCACAAATAATTTTCTTCAACATTTGTCTACCTATATGAAGTGACAAGCAAACGTAGTTTTGAATTTATTGGCACCTGAATGGGAGATTTGTAGGGGCATTTTACTGTCCTGGCATTTTTACTTGAAGTGTAGATTATGGACTGGTAAACTTGGAATCTTAATTctctttgttattattttcagGTTCTGCGTGATTTTAAACGACCTGATGGTTTGACTGAGGATGAGGTTGATGCTGCTGGAGACGGTGAGAATCATTAGTAGCTAATAATAACTCCTTTTTTTGAAGTTATAAAAACAACTAATGTTCAAATGAGATGATTGCTATGATGTAGCAATTTTCAGTTAtgaatttatcatatttttctccttgatttgtattttcttttttcttttaggtGATGTTCTAGTGATATTGGACCTGCGCCCTGATGAGTCATTGTTTGAGGCTGGCGCTGCCCGGGAGGTAACATAATTACCATTAAAGAAACATCCTAGCTAGTTCTATAATGTTTGTAAAGTATATGGATACGAGGAAAGAAACATCCAATTTACATTACTCTTTCTTCCTACCACTCCTCAGTCTTTCTTTGGGAGAACTGGTTCTTTCATATGCAAGTCTTCTGATGTAGAGTCTTTACTCTTCTGTAAATTTggtgtattatatatatatatatatatatatatatatatatatatatatatatatatatatatattcactaaAGGTTTTTGCACTTACAGTTAGAGAAGAACTGAGTTTTCAAGGGAAAATTTTTGCTATTTCCTCCCGTATGTGATAGGATAGAATTGATTAGGTGGATAGCATTTGAGGAATTTTTTCCGAGTGTGCATGAGTCTTTTTCCTAAGCAGTAGAGTGCATTTATTTCGAAGCAGAAGAATGACAGATAATTAATACCTAAAACACTTTACATTAGAACAATTAATATTTCACTACTACCTAAGATGCATTTAAACTAGCAGTACCAAGTATCTAGGCTACATAGAATAGTAGACATTAAAGAAGCGGTTATCACCTAGAGTATTTCTATTTCCAGTTTTGTATGGCTGCTAGGTTTGTGGTATTAGCAGATGATTTTTACGGGTGTTACGATAAGTTAGTCCTGAAAATGGTGGGATCCTTTACCTGATAGCATGCTATTTCTTCCAATAATCTCTCTGTATGTTACATTTTACCCTGCTTTgcttcaatttaaattttccaTTTGCAACTTTTAAGGCCCGGAATaatgtatttcttttaaaatgttatatatctATGTTATATTCTGTTTTTAAATGCTTTGCTTCAACAAATTTATGTtacatatattttctaaatttttctgTACAGATTGTTAATAGGATTCAGAAGTTACGGAAGAAAGTTGCTCTTGAACCAACTGATACAGTGGAGGTTTACTTTGAATCATTAGACGATGACAAATCAGTTTCTCAAAGAGTTTTGCATTCACAGGTAAGAATTGGGAGATCCAATAGATGACTTTTGAAATACCACGCTTATGCATTTTGCTTAAAGCATTGCTGGACAGATACTCTGTTTTGTACTACCAACATGCAAATTGAGCAATTGAAAAAACTGAACCACTGAGCTAacgtcattttttttaatatagtcaGCAAATTTAagtgagaaataaaataaaatttgaagtgcttccaaaaatgacatgaatttttttacattgattttggttatttaaaaaccAAATGGCTACAATTTTCAAAGTACTGTTTGGTATGGAACTAAATGTCAAATGTATAATAGTTGTTGgtaatctttttattattttctacacAAAAGAAAAGTAATCGGACAAAAAATTCACAATTTTGAAGCATCAAGGTGTATTCAAATATGAAGTTAAGCAACTAAATTTTAAACCCATAACCCgacaaaacaaattcaaatgaCTTGCCAAATAACACTATGAAAAATCTGTAGATGTGTCTTGAAGATTGAAAAGGGAAGAGAAGTAGTGATCATGTAGGACCTGATGTCACGACCCATCCTATACTAAGACACAATTAGAAAATAGCAAAGGGAGCTACCAAAAATCAACTGTCTTGTAAGCAGGACAATTCATGTATTAATTCACTTGTGAAACCTtgcaaatatataaatatattaccatAAGTCCAAATCCAATGATCAAGTTCTTGAACCACACATCACCATTTGATATATGACATGAGGATACATAAATATAGTCCAGCTGTGAATTATATTGttcatacataaataattattgtaatttctcAAAACGTCAATTGTGAGACcacctaaaataaaaacaaaaaactccTGATATCAATCCCTGTCAATATCCCAATAGCTGCAATATACTGAAGTTACCAAAACCGAATACTTTCCATCACACAATGGAAGCCGCCTACCAACAAGATGAACAGACTCCTGGTTAGACCAACAAATTGGggaattttatgtttaaacttttatttcatattcttGGTGTATAGATTCATTGCAATTACTCCTCCCGACAACAGTGGAAAGGATTGACTTGGTTCTCCATATTAGTGTCTACCTAATGCCTTGTTTAAAAAAcatggaattttaaaaataagaactcTTATGGTTTCTATGAGCACTTGAGTATGAAGACAGATTGGGTTTTGCATATCCATTTTGTAGCTTTGACTAATCTTCATTATTGGTCACCtaagaatttgttttttcttatgtGGGAGGAGGTTTACTGccataaatacattatttacgtgaataatttttattctagaGTGATTAATACTGTACACATTTATAGATACAAACATGCAAGGAGCCAGTTCACTCAACATTTTGTACTTGACAAACATGCATGTAGTCTTGTATGCATGAGTTGCATTATATGGTTTGCGCTGGCTATATTTGAACTATGTTTCTTGTTTGGGACAACTTTGTTCCctgattttcttttatcttgtaTGCTTTGCAGGAATCCTACATTAGGGATTCTATTGGTACTCAATTGCTTCCAAATTCTCTGATGCCTGCACATGCAGTAAGTTGTTTAATTTTGACCTTATTGTGGTTGGGTGATTTATTCTTTCCATTAACATGTATGAGGTTAATTAGTGCTTACATTcactttgttgttttatatGGGTAAATTAGCTAGCCGTTAATTAAGTTTTTGCTTAACTATCAACCCATTCAGACTTGAATGCCAAAATTGAACGTATGTGAAAAATTCATCCGCTGctgtattttaataataacattCATCATAGGGATGACAGTTAACTTGTTGGTTGTGCAGAAGCTGCTAGATTAACATTGTGATAGAAACGggatcaaaattatacaaaacgtataaatttgtattgagtCCTTAGGGCGGATTGTTAACGTTGGTGCATTTTTTATGTACTGAATTTCTCATCAAAGTTTTTTTGGAAGGATTTCCTTACATTTTGGCCTGGGCAGAGCTATTTAATAAGATGAGCCCAGAGAATTTCTTGAAGCTTTTTGAATTCTGTGCCATCTTTAAGCTTTGTGTTCTGTCATTTTTTTCCATCCGAACAAGTTATTATGGTTGGACTACTAGAATGGTCTCTACGAATGGGAGAAAAAAGCCaccttgaattttttttaactgatATAAGTTAGAGTGACAACGTGTGGGCATATGCTGATATGCACTCACTAATTTAAGATAACTGaagttgttataatttttttgggtGTTGTACGTCAATTGGTTGCATACTTTCCTTTTATTGATCTAGGAGATGCCTtgtgtttaaattatttattgaaaacaaGCCAAATCCTTTTTGCACtagattttattgaaaatactTGCTATAATGTAGAAATAAGCATTCCCGTAGCTTTATTTATTCTGATATCATATCTTTATCGTGGAGGATATCatatctcttttatttattttattgattccATTTgctcaatataaataaaatgtttttgttgCCTCGGTTTGAGCTTAATGTCACTCTCTTTCCTATGGTTTAGCAATACATGTGCAAAAATAATATCTGTGCCTTAACTTTATGTAGCTCTGTCGTATACCACCGAACTTTTCTCTTTGTGGCAATTAACCCCACTTCGATCGTTGGGAAACCTCTCAATTAGTTTTTTGTCCATGCATTAGTTTGTATTGCTGTCGATGGTTATTAATGCAGTTTTTGACAGAACTGTTTATTGGAATATTTCTTAAAGTGGGAACAAATTCATTGTGTACTGTATTTTGTTAACCCTTAGTTTAGCTGGCCTATATCATGTTGGTGAGGGAATTGTGATTCTTTACAAATCGGTCATATGTATTGGTTTCAAGCCACACCATCTTAATATTCTTTGAACAACTGCAGGTTGTCCTTGGCGAAGAGAGGTTCCATGGGATAGCCAGCATGTCATTTGGTATCACATTGACGAGACCTGTATTGATGTTTAACGAAAAAGCCATTCTTTCACTGTTTGCAGGTTTGTTTCTCAGTCAAGTTAATAAATCCCTTTCCGAAACAAACTGTACTTTGATTCCATTTCATCATTTGTGATCCTTGGTTGCTTCGACTTACTGTTCAGGTGATGCAAAAAGTGCACATAATTTGCAAACTTACCTGCTATCAAGAGATCATTCGAAGTTGAAGTCTGAGTTTCAAGATGGAAATAGAAAGGTTTGATCGAGTTACAGTCCTTCTTTGATTTAGTTAATGGTGGAAATGTGcacattcattattttcttctgtTGCAGAAAATTGTTGATTCAATTGATCAGCTACCTGCTGTGGAAGTGGTTCTTGGTGAACATGTTTTTCTCACTGTGGGGGACTATAACCTTGCTGGAAAATCTTGACTAAGTTCGTTCCAAGAATTCCTTTTTGATCTTCTATGGAGTTTGCAAGATTAGGAGCACAGAATATGCTCAGGCATGCCTAATTGTAATGGGCGAGCAATTGACAATCATTCTTTTTCTGTATAGCGGATCTCACGtcttatttataagataaaaacaGGTGTCTTGATGTAATCCTTGATAATTTATCTAAATGATTTTTACACTTAATTTCTTAGATTGGTTTATTTTCACCTGCACAAGAGTAGTTTCGGCAGTTTTCTCAGTTGGATAGGGAGGTGCTCCTTGGTTGTCTTTTGAATATGGTAGCATTAATTTAGCTCATGATGAACTCGTGTTTGTATTAATTTAGCAttattgttgaacttatttCAATGTCATAAATACAAGATTAGTTCCCATTATTATAAGGTTGGAAGGGGTGGTTGGTTGGTTCAATATTGGACTGGAGATTGGGGTGGACAAAATGAACTAGATTGATCTGAATTGTTAGTAAATCAAAAAgtagtttttttaattgaactGAATTTAGatgaatttaattgaattattttttgttttatcaaagtATATGGTTAAATTTGACCGAATTTGATTGATTAGATTGAATTTGGCCGAATTCTCATTAGGACTGATTGGTCAAATTTGAACTAAATCTGTGGAGACTAACTCAACTTTGTGTGGATTAACTTAGCTGAATTTGGTTATGattgatttgatttaatttgaCTAAATTTTGGTTATGATATATTCGGAcgaatttagttaaattttaattatttaactaaatttttgtttatgatAAACTCGAGTTTAATTTGGGATGACTTGGCCGATTAGATATTTCATTTCTCTTTATCCTGAAGCAACGATTAGAAGAAAAACTTATTTTGCATTGTTGGTCTGACTGAACTTCCtatttggttgaatatttaatattgattgGTAGccgtaaaataatttattggtGAGGCAGTCAATTACGATCATAATTACATGCtacaaatttgaatttattaatcaaatcaAGGAGCGAGGAGACAAAACATCGAGAGTTATGCAATTAAGAGTATGGGACGAAACCCGTACAGAATGAATTCATGacctaattattaaaaaaaattagaaatctTGTTACATACACaccttttaaaagaaaaaaaattgtcactaaataaaattaaaaaagtaaaattatatttcaaaactcCGTCGAATTTCACAAGACTAGATTTGAACAACCTAAATTCCTATTTGAATAAAACTCTTCGTTTCTTGGAATAGTGCTTCTTATGCAACATTTTTAGATCAAAatccatattaaaaaaataatgtgacacctttaaaataaaaataaaacaaagataaaacCAGAAAATTAAAACGCTGGTAAACATCCCTAaagttttattcaaatttaaactaCAAATGTTGATCTCAGAGAGAACACGATGATAACCCATTTTAGAGGatctttttgaaaaatctcCAACAACCTACCAACCAAAAAAAGGCAATAATCACTAGAAAAGAGTCACTTTTTTAGACTGAGGATGCAGAAAACTATGTCAACTTTTACTCCACTCATGAATTTTATGCTTGACAAAGCCTAGTTATGgcaaaaataaatgttttcaaCATTTATGTTTAGTTCTTGGGAGTTCATGTCGTCAAATATGAGTATAGACGACGAGCTCAATGAAACCTAACATCAAGTACATGCTAATTAGCAGTAACAGAGGCTGAAGGATCGTAGATTGACCAGCTCAACTAGAAGAAGCTGCTTCCTTATAATCTTCTGTCTCACTAGTTTCACCTTCATTAAAGCTTGGAGCTTTTGGTAGAAGTCCAAGAACTTTGAACATGAGTTGATCAGCATCAAAGTCATTGTTAGGTGTAGTGAGAAGCTTTTCACCAGTGAATATGGAATTTGCACCAGCAAGAAAACACAATGCCTGTTCAGGCATGGAGAACCGGACTCTGCCAGCAGATAGCCTGACCATTGATTTTGGCATTATTATACGTGCTGTGGCTATCATGCGAATCATCTCCCATATTTCAACAGGCTGAAAATATTGCAGATAGGTCATATAGACAATTCAAATCAATGTGACAGCAGTTTGTGTAAAAACTGGTATATGTGACACAAGATTCACTAGGTTTCAAGCAAATCCTGATCATGCATCACTCCTAACTTGATCTAAAAGCAACCCTAATACCTATATACAATAATACAACTTTGATCTCTGCTTGTTAGTTGATATTATTCATTGCAATTACATCCTACACAaggaaacattttttattttatataacctaaaaattttaaaaacaagcTTTTTGTCCTCCTCACTTATAAACTCAATCTGAAATTAAGAACAATAAGGTGATTGACATTTATTTGCTATTAGTTTAGTTTAATAATTCAACTATTTCATGAATTCACCTTTTGATTCTCAAGTGGGGTTCCCTTCACAGCAACAAGTGCATTAATAGGAACACTCTCAGGATGGGTGGGAAGTGTTGACAATGTATGTAACAAACCTACACGGTCCTCCTCTGCTTCTCCAAGTCCTATAATTCCTCCTGTAAATAATTTTCAGCAAGTCAATCCATTATAAGAAAGATAACCCTCCTCATTGCAATGAGATATTTTACTGCATATAGTGTACCATATATTCATCACTAATAATGGATGGCACAATCATTGTCTAATTGATGAGAAAAGATAAAATGTAAATTCAGGTTGGTTTTGAGTAGATACAAAGCAAAACAATCAGATTTGATACCTAATGATATCATGGCTGAGTCGTTAAATAAATATTGGTCCCCCTAAGATACTCGCTTTAAGGGAAAAAGATAGAAATTGTGACATAAAATCTGTATAAAAGATAGTTATAGCATTGAAGTCCATTACACATCATTATACTGCTGTGGATCTCTTTTCTCAAGTAACTATAATGTCACTAAAAGTAAACAAAAGAAGGTATTAAGATTCACTCCAAACTTGAAATACTATCACAAACAAATCCTCAAGCCACTTAGATAGTTCTGATTCGCACCTTACTCaattaatctataaataaaatacatataattggctatacatttttcaaatttacaaAGACAAAGCTaacattttgaattgtttttattcCCAAAAAAGCAATCAATTTGAAAAGCAGTGAAAAAAAGACTTCATAAAGAATGAGATGTTATGATTCTggaacaaagaaagaacaaatgcttataaataaaatggtCAAGCTTCAACCAGtcaatatattatattcatgtTGATGAACTTAACTATAAGTTATAACAAATTACTAATAAGTTTCATAACACttttaagttaatataattacCAGAACAGACATTGATCCCTGCATCACGAACAAACTCAAGTGTTTTTAGGCGCTCATCATAACTCCTTGTTGTGATGATGTTTGGATAATATTCTCTTGAGGTGTCAAGATTGTGATTATAGGCAGTGAGACCTGCCTTCTTGAGTTCAAGAGCCTGCTGTTTCTCCAGCATGCCAAGGGTACAACAAACCTCCATCCCCATTTCCCTGGAATAAGACAGATAGCCTAAGTGTTATAATTTTCACGGAAGTAATAAACTATATTTCATTTGGACTAATAAGTAAAACATTCAGcatacttttcattttatttatgtatttaacaGACAAATCCACTTAAGACTTATGTGCCAATCATTCTGTAGAAAAACTGACAACTAAAATGATGTTGCATTACCTAATGTCTTTCACATATTCAAGGATCTGGTTGAAGTTGGTCTTTCTTCCCAGTGTATCTCTCCACGCAGCACCCATACAAAAGCGAGTGCTCCCAGCCTCTTTTGCCTGCAAGAAAAGGATTATCCGTTCAAGAAAAAAGAACGGCACCACAAGAACAAGACATACGAAGTAAAgaaatgtttgaaatgaataCATAACACTTACCCATTCTATGATGTCATTTGAGAGGAAGATTCAAGTTTTACAGATATCATTAATGTCATCACAAGACCAAATACTAGAGATCAATAATGACATATGAGAAAAAGTATACCCGCTTTGCAGACTCTAGAACAGCTTCCTTGTTCATAAGGCGTTGGCCCTTGATTCCGGTATTATACTTAGATGATTGAGGACAATAAGAACAATCTTCACTGCACCCTCCTGTTTTGATAGACAGAAGAGTACATTGCTGAACTTCCCTGAAGTTATGCGCATGTCTGTGAACTTGAGCCTGACAAACCAAATCACCCCAAAAATAGAAACAACGTATTGATAAATGTACAACAAGTTTGTAAGACGAGACAGCTGAGAATGTTCAAATTACAATCCAATAAAAGGTAAAACAATAGGTCCAACACTATCTTAAACTTTAGACTAGTGCTTATCTCACCCCAAAAATTAGCCCACAGAACAATGGTCGCCCTcaattatattcattatttcaTAATATCAGTAGTGAATGCGAAATCATTGACACATATTTTCAACATAAATGATGGAAATTTTCACCATAAATAATGGACTTCCCCTATCAACGTAACaactgaaaacaaaaacaaaaacaaaaaaaaaaaagattttttgcCGAAACCCATTAAAACAAATTAGAAGGAATTACCCCGTGAAAGAGAAGATCGAAAATGGGAGAGTCGTAGATGGATTTGACTTCGTCTCGGCTCCAATCGTTTCTTGGCCCATCTTTGATGGTTCTCTCAGCTTGAACTGCAGCCGCTGAGGCAGAGAAACAAGCATGGGAAGAGTGCAACGCCCAGAGGGAGGGTCCTCGGAAAATGGGTCTCAccaaaaacatgtttttgcTTTGGAATTCAAAGATGGGCAATACAAATCTCAGTTTTAGCTCCAACGACAACAGAAGAGAGAATGTAGATCGAAAAATATTATAGAGATCTGCGAATATTAAGAGGTCGGAAAGAACAGAGAAGAAGTTTTGCTTTGGTTTTGGTTTCCTTAAAAATTGGGACTCCGGA
The Vigna angularis cultivar LongXiaoDou No.4 chromosome 5, ASM1680809v1, whole genome shotgun sequence genome window above contains:
- the LOC108338808 gene encoding biotin synthase, mitochondrial, whose translation is MFLVRPIFRGPSLWALHSSHACFSASAAAVQAERTIKDGPRNDWSRDEVKSIYDSPIFDLLFHGAQVHRHAHNFREVQQCTLLSIKTGGCSEDCSYCPQSSKYNTGIKGQRLMNKEAVLESAKRAKEAGSTRFCMGAAWRDTLGRKTNFNQILEYVKDIREMGMEVCCTLGMLEKQQALELKKAGLTAYNHNLDTSREYYPNIITTRSYDERLKTLEFVRDAGINVCSGGIIGLGEAEEDRVGLLHTLSTLPTHPESVPINALVAVKGTPLENQKPVEIWEMIRMIATARIIMPKSMVRLSAGRVRFSMPEQALCFLAGANSIFTGEKLLTTPNNDFDADQLMFKVLGLLPKAPSFNEGETSETEDYKEAASSS